A stretch of Schistocerca cancellata isolate TAMUIC-IGC-003103 chromosome 3, iqSchCanc2.1, whole genome shotgun sequence DNA encodes these proteins:
- the LOC126176377 gene encoding zygotic gap protein knirps-like yields MNQLCRVCGEPAAGFHFGAFTCEGCKSFFGRTYNNLGSISECKNNGECVINKKNRTSCKACRLRKCLLVGMSKSGSRYGRRSNWFKLHCLMQEQRQQQDHQQLPLPPPPPLPHPLEPPGPASSLGKAKPLLWADASRMRHAADADNNNVFPDKQHQRDTTPSPAPLPLRGFAHAQQQGGFGSQDTAAAAAAALWAARSSLLVPPPFALPFLAPPFQQTSAAAGGGGVAAAAAAAAFYHAPSPHRNFFLPFVQSLQPPRPVQHQRHPAPLALEARLSSPSSCSSATSSPPPPNARHKAPLNRQQEGEKSAVALLSLGPVQEQPIDLSVKGDEKGEGSTRSCSSGSSSPASGGAAVAQDCGSDAAFSGAEDSNSKATESEDSAADAAASQTPAARTTPLDLTTRS; encoded by the coding sequence TCTTTCTTCGGCCGGACGTACAATAACCTCGGTTCTATCTCCGAGTGCAAGAACAACGGGGAGTGCGTGATCAACAAGAAGAACCGGACGTCGTGCAAGGCGTGTCGCCTGCGGAAGTGCCTGCTGGTGGGCATGTCCAAGAGCGGCTCCCGCTACGGCCGGCGCTCCAACTGGTTCAAGCTGCACTGCCTGATGCAGGAGCAGCGCCAGCAGCAGGATCACCAgcagctgccgctgccgccgccgccgccgctgccgcacccTCTGGAGCCTCCGGGGCCCGCCAGCTCCCTGGGCAAGGCCAAGCCCCTCCTGTGGGCAGACGCTTCGCGGATGAGGCACGCCGCCGACGCCGACAACAACAACGTATTTCCGGACAAGCAGCACCAGAGGGACACGACGCCGTCGCCAGCTCCGTTGCCACTGAGGGGTTTCGCTCACGCGCAGCAGCAGGGCGGTTTCGGGTCTCAggacacggcggcggcggcggcggcggcgctgtggGCGGCGAGGAGCTCGCTGCTCGTGCCTCCGCCCTTCGCCCTGCCCTTCCTGGCGCCGCCCTTCCAGCAGACGTCGGCGGCTGCGGGGGGTGGGGGCGTTGCCGCCGCAGCTGCCGCCGCAGCCTTCTACCACGCGCCGTCGCCTCACCGCAACTTCTTCCTCCCCTTCGTGCAGTCCCTGCAGCCCCCCAGGCCCGTGCAACACCAGCGACACCCGGCCCCCCTGGCACTCGAGGCCAGGCTGTCGTCGCCGTCTTCTTGCTCCTCGGCGACGTCGTCTCCCCCACCGCCTAACGCGAGGCACAAGGCGCCTCTCAACCGGCAGCAGGAAGGCGAGAAGTCCGCAGTGGCGCTGTTGTCGCTGGGTCCCGTCCAGGAGCAGCCCATCGACCTGTCAGTGAAGGGCGACGAGAAGGGCGAAGGCTCGACCAGGTCGTGCAGCTCCGGATCCTCGTCCCCTGCCAGTGGTGGTGCGGCGGTAGCACAGGACTGTGGCAGCGACGCTGCCTTCTCTGGCGCAGAAGACAGCAACAGCAAGGCGACGGAGAGTGAAGACAGCGCCGCCGACGCTGCAGCGTCACAGACGCCGGCCGCGAGGACGACGCCACTCGACCTTACGACCAGGTCTTGA